CCACGACTGGTTCAAGAATTACGCACGCAATCTTATCAGCTCGGTTGCAAGTCGTACCGACTTCTTTCTCTAAAACTCTCTTAAATGCCTTCAGGTCATTAAAAGGTAGCGTAATGGTATTTTTTGCATAGTCTTTTGGAACGCCAGGGCTGTCAGGCACGCCAAATGTCGTTGCCCCTGAGCCTGCCTTAACAAGGAGGCCATCTGCATGGCCATGATAACAGCCTTCAAATTTAATAACCTTATCACGACCTGTATAACCCCTGGCAACCCTTATGGCACTCATGGCCGCCTCGGTCCCTGAGTTGACCATCCTGACTTTATCCATGGAGGGATATGCTTTAAGAATCATACCCGCAAGCTCAATTTCAAGAGATGTAGGTGCTCCATAACTTGTCCCATTCAGGACAGCCTTCTGAAGGGCTTTAACAACCTTAGGGTAGGCATGGCCGAGAATCATCGGCCCCCATGAAAGGACGTAATCAATGTATTCGTTTCCATCGACATCGTAAATCTTTGAGCCCTTTGCTGACTTTATAAAAATAGGGCTGCCGC
The sequence above is drawn from the Nitrospirota bacterium genome and encodes:
- a CDS encoding glutamate-1-semialdehyde 2,1-aminomutase, encoding MNWKKSNELYKKAMAFIPGGVNSPVRAFKAVGGSPIFIKSAKGSKIYDVDGNEYIDYVLSWGPMILGHAYPKVVKALQKAVLNGTSYGAPTSLEIELAGMILKAYPSMDKVRMVNSGTEAAMSAIRVARGYTGRDKVIKFEGCYHGHADGLLVKAGSGATTFGVPDSPGVPKDYAKNTITLPFNDLKAFKRVLEKEVGTTCNRADKIACVILEPVVGNIGCVLPGEGFLEGIRKLTAKHGIVLIFDEVMTGFRVSYGGAQKAYGIKPDMTCLGKVIGGGLPVGAYGGRKEIMKMVAPEGPVYQAGTLSGNPL